From Vagococcus jeotgali, one genomic window encodes:
- a CDS encoding aldo/keto reductase has product MKKQDTTYTLANGKTIPKVGFGTWQTSEEEAEEVVKTAIQAGYRHIDTASIYHNEEGVGLGIKNSGVPREELFITTKLWNTDRSYMETKRALENSLSRLGLDYVDLYLIHWPNPAEHRDSWKELNAESWKAMEEAMEEGKIRSIGVSNFMPHHIKELEKTAKVMPVVNQIYLNPSDQQKDVVAYCKEKNILVEAYSPFGTGDIFKVGELEGIANYHKKTVAQIVLRWAIQKDLLPLPKSVTPSRIKENIEVFDFELTEKDMMLIDQLQGKAGHSRNPDEVDF; this is encoded by the coding sequence ATGAAAAAACAAGATACTACTTATACATTAGCAAATGGAAAAACGATTCCAAAAGTTGGTTTTGGTACATGGCAAACATCTGAGGAAGAAGCAGAAGAGGTAGTGAAGACTGCTATTCAAGCAGGCTATAGACATATTGATACAGCAAGTATTTATCATAATGAGGAAGGCGTTGGACTTGGTATTAAAAATAGTGGTGTCCCACGTGAAGAATTATTTATCACAACTAAATTGTGGAACACTGATAGAAGCTATATGGAAACAAAACGTGCTTTAGAGAATTCACTATCTAGGCTAGGTCTTGATTATGTCGATTTATACTTAATTCATTGGCCAAACCCTGCTGAACATAGAGATTCTTGGAAGGAATTGAATGCTGAATCATGGAAAGCTATGGAAGAAGCTATGGAAGAAGGTAAAATTAGAAGTATTGGTGTTTCTAACTTTATGCCTCATCACATTAAAGAATTAGAAAAAACAGCAAAAGTTATGCCTGTTGTCAATCAAATTTATTTAAATCCAAGTGATCAGCAAAAAGATGTCGTAGCATATTGCAAAGAAAAAAATATTTTAGTAGAAGCCTATAGTCCATTTGGAACAGGAGATATTTTTAAAGTTGGTGAGTTAGAAGGGATTGCTAACTATCATAAAAAAACAGTGGCTCAAATTGTCTTAAGATGGGCGATTCAAAAAGATCTTCTACCTTTACCAAAATCGGTAACACCATCAAGAATTAAAGAAAATATTGAGGTGTTTGATTTTGAATTAACAGAAAAAGATATGATGTTAATTGATCAATTACAAGGAAAAGCAGGCCACTCTAGAAACCCAGATGAAGTTGATTTCTAA